Proteins co-encoded in one Sander vitreus isolate 19-12246 chromosome 9, sanVit1, whole genome shotgun sequence genomic window:
- the cldn34a gene encoding claudin-34, whose product MIYLAHTAHWQFLGLMAGVIAWILILTTTGLNEWRLWYVADESVITSGVAWVGIWRACFYSHVLPRIENCQSIGISDHFAPVEISVAQVLMVLALLCGLVGNITAAVAVRMVYFSIKNRRNVRLVFVLAGTLYVLTGMLLLVPLAWNMSSVLKNSTIGFPPEFHLPAAPVRQQVGSAIGVGIFASILMLISGVLLFCYRYAWAALSTEASRDTRDPLQGPWTETTLAQKSELPDGTNQGGDNPAFHREEIS is encoded by the coding sequence ATGATTTACCTGGCTCACACAGCTCACTGGCAGTTCCTGGGCCTGATGGCCGGGGTCATTGCCTGGATCCTCATCCTTACCACAACCGGCCTCAACGAGTGGCGGCTGTGGTACGTGGCCGATGAGTCCGTCATCACCTCGGGCGTGGCCTGGGTGGGCATCTGGAGGGCGTGTTTCTACAGTCATGTCCTTCCCAGGATAGAGAACTGTCAGAGCATCGGCATCTCGGACCACTTTGCTCCTGTAGAGATCTCTGTGGCTCAGGTGCTGATGGTGCTGGCGCTGCTCTGCGGCCTGGTGGGGAACATCACCGCTGCAGTGGCCGTGAGGATGGTCTACTTCTCTATAAAGAATCGTAGGAACGTAAGGCTGGTCTTTGTGCTGGCAGGGACCCTGTATGTGCTGACGGGGATGTTGTTATTAGTGCCGTTGGCGTGGAACATGAGCTCTGTGCTCAAAAACAGCACCATAGGCTTTCCTCCTGAGTTCCACCTCCCCGCAGCTCCTGTCAGGCAGCAAGTCGGCTCGGCCATCGGAGTGGGCATCTTCGCCTCCATCCTGATGCTCATAAGTGGGGTGCTTCTCTTCTGCTACCGCTACGCCTGGGCGGCCCTCAGCACAGAGGCCTCCAGAGACACCCGGGATCCGCTCCAAGGTCCCTGGACAGAAACAACCCTAGCACAGAAGTCTGAATTGCCAGATGGAACCAACCAAGGCGGGGATAATCCTGCATTTCACAGAGAAGAAATCTCATGA